tcagtgagtcatgtgacagaaatgacatcagaactcaccgtttataactgatgacatcagaactcaccgtttataaggataacatttacaagatattcatggcttttgtgtattatatagtatataaagtaccccctctatgTCAAacataaggattttataagttaccgaggagtatcatgatcatataaaaacacaaagccgaagaccgagtgtttttatacagggcatggaacgccgaggtaacatatcctcatattttgcaactgggggtactttatttattataatacaaaaatttcagtgagtcatgtgacagaaatgacatcagaactcacagtttataactgatgacatcactgtttataaggatataatttacaagatattcatggcttttgtgtattacaccTTTATAATTCAGTCTGACTTGTACATTTATATGGACACAGAAGCCCTCtgtggcttataatatccttatcatttacaaagagggtacgttatcccttatacaagagtgataatcagagttccctgtatgactcagcctgcagccttgaacccttatatggtcacataacccccattcacttctcatatccttatttacagtaaggggtacattaaaAATAGAACCCTTGACTTGCCAAACTCCCGTTTTGCACTATATCCATTTACCATCTGATCAACCATCTGAAaagattttattgtgttttacaactAACTTGAAAGAAAACACAGCTGTAACAACGTCGGACTTCATTGGTGAGGAGGAAAAGGACAATTAAATGCAAGTCTGTTTTACATTAACTCATGCGATACTTTAAAGGTTTTTTCAATCCGCAAAATGCCAGttagaactacagctcccaccatCCTCTGGAACACCCACAGACTGGAAGATGGAGTTCGGGGAGGGCTGGAAGTTCCTTGCACTAAGGAATACATATGACCACGTGGACTGTATGTGGGGGCAGCACCAGAGATGGGTATAGAAAAATCACCATTCATTCCTAGGCAAGTATTGTGTATGGTTGGTTAAGTGGCCGTGGCAGACGTTGTCCAGGACAGTGCTTGAGCTGCTATGAAGTGATGAAACAGAAGCCCTGACGTTTTACTCCATTTCGCCCTTTTATCagacgcatcaaaaaaaaaaaaaaaaaatcactagtgTTAAAAGTGTAAGTCGTAGTCCTCTCTCTTATGAGCCCTTCGACAAAATGCAACCTGAATGGCTTTCAGCCTGAAATCCCTCAACCGATCAGCAATAGGCACCACAGAGAACATAGCGAATGCCCCTAGCGGGCAGTGTTATTTGGCGGCTACTAAGCTAGGCCCTTGTCATAAGAACGCTGCAGTGTCGGTCACGACGAATGAACTGTCTTCTATCGAGCAGGTTGGGTCCGAAGCGGCAGAAGCCATCCAAACGCTGTAGAAAATGCATAATTATTCCCCTTTCTAAACCCCCGACCTATTTCAGttagtttttttcttctctttactttaaaaaagttaaattaaataaaaagtgggtttccatgcattaaaaaaaaggtcTTGGGGTAGAATTtgcactttggaaaaaataaatggaaaaagggTATAACAGCTGCCTCTCTCCTGAGTTGCGTATTTGGAGAAGGTTCATTAGATAGCGTGCACGTGAGAGCCGTAAGACCCCCCCACCCCCGCACTGCCATGCAGAAGAGCTGTGTGCAACACACAGACAAGGCAAGTCACCGCAAAAAAAGTCTTGCTTTAAACTATTTGGTCCCTCAGTTTAAAAGGTTTCCTCGCTGCAACCTGGGCAGTGCTGACTTCAGTTCCTTCCAGCGGCCATGATTTAGTGGATCCTAACTGCCGACACCCCTCCCGGTTTCTTCGTTTCGAGGCCGGCTCACTGAAGTTTGGTGCCCAATTTGCGTTGTCTGTTTCTGAAAGCGATGGAGCAAATTAGAGAATTCAATAGAATAGCAGAATGTTCTTAGATGAAGATATCAATGCTACAGggttagttcccttttaagttgCTATTGAATGTCCTGTTCTTGAATTATTCGCcttcattttctttctctttcaagCTTTTCAAATGGGCGTTCACCAACCCAACCAAAAACTATGTGactctacaattttattattacttttattcctaatctttctgttcaggccctctgctattcattttCCTGTCTCTCGCTCAAACCATTTGCTTGAGTAGTCTGGACATTAGCAACCAGATGCTAAATGAACTGGAGCAAAGAAgctaaataataagaaaaacaaaaccaactgcaaattggctcagaatgtcactgtctgcatcataaaGCAATGAAATGGAACACTTGATCTCCCACAATATACCTGGCTTCTGCTCGGGTAACTGTGTACTCAAACCATAAGATGTTGGGGATTAGACTGGTGTCTCGGATAAGGAAGAATTCAGAAATCGGCCTGGTGGAGAAAGGAAAGGATTGAGTTAGCCAAAATGTTACTATGATAATATAAGTTAGGGGGGCTGGAGGGTGGTCACCTATGTGTGTCCCTCACCACGGATCCCCCTCAGCTCTTTGAGCTGCAAGaaaggagcacagagacctgcaacaATTCAACTAGAGTGGAAAGAAGGGTGCAAAGTAAAAGAAGATTGTGCCAGGATTCTGGTACTTTTCCCCATGCCTTTCACTTTGTaaatgctcttttttttctttgaccaaTTGAGCACAAGGAAACAGTaataaaatagtgaatatgaattATGAAGCAGTTTTTGTATTAAACTAAGAAGCTTGGAGTGGTCACATCTGGCACCTGGGTGATACCAGGCAGGACTTACCATGCTGCGATCCTTGGGAACAGAGGCGTCAGAATCTCTTGTGTAATAACAAACCAGACAATGGCCAAGACACCCCCCGCCACACCACCATAGACCACCTGACTCCAGCTGTGATAAACAAGATATACTCTAAGGGAAAAGAACGGAGACCCCATTAGAAATCCATGAATTGCAGAGATCCAATATGCCAGAAATTTCTGTGCGCACCTACTATACGACACCAGGAATGCCGCCATCAGAAGGCACAGTGACAGCACATGCCGCCAGAGAAGGTCCAGGAAACGGGCATTGTTTGTTTGATGCATCCTAGTAGAGAAATGACAGGTTTAGAGAATCCAAGTCAATATTATCAGAGATAGATCTGCCAGTGGGAAGGGCACAACCGTTTCAGGATGCCCCCAAACAGCCACTTTGATAATATGCCTCATATACCACAATGACACTTCACAGGCTGGCAGTGATATAATTAGACATTAATCAGCATGGTAACTCATGATGAAAAAAtactccaaggggcacatttatcaatggtcgaattttaaattcatgtgagttcTTTTAAAATTCCACTAAACTCCCATACatttaaaattcgaccaatcgaaatttatttaaaaaaaaaaatcaaattttttaaactcagatgaatggaaccaatttgaattttaataacttagaggtttttttctcagaaaaaacagAGTTCtccaaattcgagttcttaaagggccagagtataataaatctcgaaaatcacattttttaaaaaaactctaatcgaatttgcataactccctagtcaaatttgaccatgaaaaaaaaaaaaaaattaagagaattagaatttttaattcaactcttgataaatctgcccccaaatgttcatAGAAATCTTACATACAGCTGATCCAGAGGACAGCTAGAAAATCCTTCTACAACTATGTTGCAGGGGGTGGCCTGAAACCAACAGGGTTAGGCAGGTTCAGGAGGATCAGTTACTTCTGTAGTGGATCCTAGTTAGGTGACAGACCTGCTTAATTCTTCCCAGGGGCTTCCCCAACAGTTGTTCCCATCACAGCACAATGTCACATTGTTTTTGCCCCTGTACCAATCCGTTTGGTGATGCAACTGCAATTCTGGCTATGTAGGACATGTGACTGTAATTCATAACAAGAGGGGAAAGGTTGACCGTGAATCTATAAATCACGACAGCGGGTTGGGAAGGCTCAGGTTGAAGATTTGCAGACTCATGCACCTCTAATCTGTGGTTCCAAGAAAGGAGAACTAATCCAATTAAATCTCTAGATTAAGATGATGCTATAttattaaaggaatggttcagtataaaaataaaaactgggtaaattgataggctgtgcaaaataaaaaaatgtttctaatatagttagttagccaaaaatgtaatgtataaaggctggagtgagtggatgtctaacataatagccagaacactactgcctgctttgcagctctcttagtttcctctgattggttaccaggcagtaaccaatcagtgacttttggggggggggcacatggatcataactgtttgcttttgaatctgagctgcatgctaaggatcaatagCAAACTTACTGAACTGTTAtatcccatgtggtcccccttccaGTCGCTCACTAatgcagagttagagagctgaaaagcaggtagtagtgttagacattcagtcactccagccttcatacattacatttttggctaactatattagaaatgttttgttttgttttttattttgcacaggctattaatccagtttttatttttacattgcactgttcctttaatatgcatTAAACTGCCCAAGCCCCCAAACCATGGGTAAGATTATAATCCATTTTCATACAAGTATACTAGTGGGCCCTATGTCTATATTGTACTCCCCTCAAACAAAAGCAACACTACCGGGCTGTCTCCATAAGTGCAAGTCAGCACCAGTCACTACCGGTGAGTAAGGAACCCTTCTCCTAATTGCACACTCACCTTAAGTACAGGAAGAGGAATGAGTACACTGAGAAAAACCACATGAACTGGGAATGGCTGGAAGGGAGACCATATTCTGTGGTCACTGTTGCATGGGTCCCTAAGGAAGAtgaaaatattagtaaataaataaaatgaacttCAAGCAAAGTACATAATAAGCCTATTACAAAAACAGTTTATAGAACAGCTTTTGAAACGTAAAGACAAACAAGGACCACTGTGCCAAGCCTGTTAGTGGTCACCTAATGCCTAATGATAAAAATTCATAGTTGATATATTCTTCTACTTCTTCTGATTCAATTCCACATATACAAGTCATAACTGGGCACAAATCAGGTTGCATGCTGGGCTACCCAGCACCATTATTCCTGGTACCCCTACTGCTATGTCCTGGTAGGGTGCATAGACACATCATATGTGATCTGTACACAATCCACAACAATCAGGCTCTGGAGTATCTACAGTTTCTAAATTGTAAACAGGAGAGACCACATGCCTCATCTGTATAATGCCCCCCTAATGACTGCTAATGGGGAATGCAATGCTCAGTCTGTTTCATCAGTACTATTCCTCTAAATGCAGACTCACTTGCCTTCACATGGTCGTGGCTCTCTGACAATATTCTTTATTAACCAGTTAACACCTTCATTAACCACCAAGCCCAGCAGGAAggaaatctgaaaaaggagagattaaagcttaaaggggatctgCACCCATATGCATaatgaaatattacattttaggcAACTACCCAATATACAGTCATGCCCCTTTTTTACTGGTTATGTTAAGCGTAAATGTAATTGTGactgaaagcagtgtctgccCGTTTTCTACTCTGCGGCTAACAGGCCTGGAGGAGAGCTGCAGCTACATTGTCTCAGGAATCAGAAGCAGAACAGAAAAGAATAAACGCTGCTTTCAAAGGCAATGACATTAAGGCATAActgaatggatattggggaagTTGtctagaattatattttctttcattaggcagaaACAGCTTTTGGGAAGAGATTCCTCTTAAATTAAGGGGATATTACCCAGagacatgtgtgtgtatgtatgtatgtacagtggtgtgaaaaactatttgcccccttcctgatttcttattcttttgcatgtttgtcacacaaaatgtttctgatcatcaaacacatttaactattagtcaaagataacacaagtaaacacaaactgcagtttttaaatgagggtttttattattaagggagaaaagaaatccaaacctgtgtgaaaaagtaattgccccctgaacctaataactggttgggccacccttagcagcaataactgcaatcaagagtttgcgataacttgcaacgagtcttttacagcgctctggaggaattttggcccactcatctttgcagaattgttgtaattcagctttatttgagggttttctagcatgaaccacctttttaaggtcatgccacaacatctcaataggattcaggtcaggactttgactaggccactccaaagtcttcattttgtttttcttcagccatttaGAGGTGGATTttctggtgtgttttgggtcattgtcctgctgcagcacccaagaccgcttcagcttgagttgacgaacagatggctggacattctccttcaggattttttggtagacagtagaattcatggttccatctatcacagcaagtcttccaggtcctgaagcagcaaaacaaccccagaccatcacactaccaccaccatattttactgttggtatgatgttctttttctgaaatgctgtgttacttttatgccagatgtaacgggacgcgcaccttccaaaaagttcaacttttgtctcgtcggtccacaaggtattttcccaaaagtcttggcaatcattgagatgttttttagcaaaattgagacgagccttaatgttctttttgcttaaaagtggtttgcgccttggaaatctgccatgcaggccgtttttgcccagtctctttcttatggtggagtcgtgaacactgaccttaattgaggcaagtgaggcctacagttctttagatgttgtcctggggtcttttgtggcctctcggatgagttgtctctgcgctcttggggtaattttggtcggccggccactcctgggaaggtttaccactgttccatgtttttgccatttgtggataatggctctcactgtggttcgctggagtcccaaagctttagaaatggctttataacctttgaaattgaactcaggtgtgataaaccacagttaagttattttttaacaaggggggcaatcactttttcacacaggcccatgtagatttggagttttttttctcccttaataacgtaaaccttcatttaaaaactgcattttgtgttcaattatgttatctttgactaatagttaacggtttttgatgagcagaaacatttaagtttgacaaacatgcaaaagaataagaaatcaggaagggggcaaatagtttttcacaccaatgtatgtatgtatgtatgtatgtgtatatatatatatgtatatatgtatgtatgtatgtatgtatgtatgtatgtatgtatgtgtatatatatatgtatgtatgtgtatatatatatgtatgtatgtgtatatatatatgtatgtatgtgtatatatatatatatatatatatatatatatatatatatatatatatatatatatatatatatatatatatatatatataaataagaggtGGGTCTTACCGTGTGAAGCTCCCTCTTGAATATAATCAGCGTTAGAAAACTGACAAGGATGAAAACTGGACCTAAGCTGAGGTAAGCCAACAGCTGCCCGTAAATATCTCCTGAAAGGGAAAAGCAGGACAGTGACAAACGTTAAACGTGGTACAAAGGCAAAATAAAGAGCAGAGAGAATACCTTGATTAATAATGTATCTGCAGAAA
This Xenopus laevis strain J_2021 chromosome 8S, Xenopus_laevis_v10.1, whole genome shotgun sequence DNA region includes the following protein-coding sequences:
- the LOC108699950 gene encoding dolichyldiphosphatase 1, which produces MAAAEQCLLSAQWRPVSLTHVEYPAGDIYGQLLAYLSLGPVFILVSFLTLIIFKRELHTISFLLGLVVNEGVNWLIKNIVREPRPCEGTHATVTTEYGLPSSHSQFMWFFSVYSFLFLYLRMHQTNNARFLDLLWRHVLSLCLLMAAFLVSYSRVYLVYHSWSQVVYGGVAGGVLAIVWFVITQEILTPLFPRIAAWPISEFFLIRDTSLIPNILWFEYTVTRAEARNRQRKLGTKLQ